In Microbispora sp. ZYX-F-249, a single genomic region encodes these proteins:
- a CDS encoding glycosyltransferase family 4 protein produces the protein MVAQGAKAKSSGRPAPLPEPPERPHLAAAGAAPAAVPLLAGVRVAVLNFREPSQTVAGGAEEYAWRVSAYLVGQGASVSFLTSRERYQARAESRDGIRLRRMGGKYLVYLLVPLWLLLHRRRFDVVVDCMNGIPFFSPVVARRRTRVICVVHHVHDRQFYAFFPRWLARIGCFIEGPVARLLYRRCTTVTVSESSRHELRERLRWLAPIEVVPNGSPTARPVASEPVPGDPAVVYLGRLVGHKRVERVVELAADLAPGRPGLHVHVVGRGPEHERLAERAGRPDVAGRVHLHGFLPEAEKNAVLSRARLNVTASEFEGWGLTVIEAAALGVPTVAYDVAGLRDSVRHGVTGWLVRDGERLADVVDHALRELDDPLTRARMARACRRWAGEFTWGKTGAAMTGLVAGELGRLPVRPAARPPDDRREQEA, from the coding sequence GTGGTCGCACAGGGTGCGAAGGCGAAATCCTCGGGGCGCCCGGCCCCCCTTCCCGAGCCGCCCGAAAGGCCGCACCTGGCGGCGGCCGGCGCCGCCCCGGCCGCCGTTCCCCTTCTCGCGGGCGTACGCGTGGCCGTGCTGAACTTCCGCGAGCCGAGCCAGACCGTCGCCGGCGGCGCGGAGGAGTACGCGTGGCGGGTCTCCGCCTACCTCGTCGGCCAGGGCGCGAGCGTCAGCTTCCTCACCAGCCGGGAGCGGTACCAGGCCCGCGCCGAGTCGCGTGACGGCATCCGGCTGCGCAGGATGGGCGGCAAATACCTGGTCTATCTCCTCGTCCCGCTCTGGCTGCTGCTGCACCGCCGCCGGTTCGACGTCGTCGTCGACTGCATGAACGGCATCCCGTTTTTCTCCCCGGTCGTGGCGCGCCGCCGTACGCGGGTGATCTGCGTGGTCCACCACGTGCACGACCGGCAGTTCTACGCCTTCTTCCCGCGCTGGCTGGCGCGGATCGGCTGCTTCATCGAGGGGCCGGTGGCGCGGCTGCTGTATCGCCGGTGCACGACGGTGACGGTCTCCGAGTCCTCCCGCCACGAACTGCGCGAGCGCCTGCGCTGGCTGGCCCCGATCGAGGTGGTGCCCAACGGCAGCCCGACCGCCAGGCCCGTCGCGAGCGAGCCGGTGCCGGGCGACCCGGCCGTCGTCTACCTCGGACGCCTGGTCGGGCACAAGCGCGTCGAGCGGGTGGTCGAGCTCGCCGCCGACCTGGCGCCCGGCCGTCCGGGCCTGCACGTGCACGTCGTCGGGAGGGGGCCCGAGCACGAGCGGCTGGCCGAGCGGGCGGGCAGGCCCGACGTCGCCGGACGCGTCCACCTGCACGGATTCCTGCCGGAGGCGGAGAAGAACGCCGTGCTGAGCCGGGCCAGGCTCAACGTCACGGCCTCGGAGTTCGAGGGCTGGGGGCTGACCGTGATCGAGGCGGCGGCCCTCGGCGTGCCCACCGTCGCCTACGACGTGGCCGGCCTGCGCGACTCCGTACGGCACGGCGTGACGGGCTGGCTGGTCCGCGACGGCGAGCGGCTCGCCGACGTGGTCGACCACGCCCTGCGGGAGCTGGACGACCCCCTGACGAGGGCCCGGATGGCCCGGGCGTGCCGGCGCTGGGCGGGCGAGTTCACCTGGGGGAAGACCGGGGCCGCCATGACCGGGCTGGTCGCGGGCGAGCTCGGCCGGCTCCCCGTACGTCCGGCCGCACGGCCGCCGGACGACCGCCGTGAGCAGGAGGCCTGA